A single Methylomonas sp. AM2-LC DNA region contains:
- a CDS encoding L-threonylcarbamoyladenylate synthase: MAVFSEIHPKNPQPRLIQQAVDIIRRGGVIAYPTDASYALGAQVGDKQAMDIIRRIRRLEDDHNFTLLCTDLSQVSTFTKMGNDAHRLIKKLTPGPFTFLLDATREVPRRLQHPKKKTIGVRIPDHRIAQALVEELGEPMLSSTLILPGEEEAMMDPYDIREKLEHELDLIIDGGIVEYQPTTVIACTNNIFEIVRQGIGIAPMLE, from the coding sequence ATGGCCGTTTTTTCAGAAATTCATCCTAAAAATCCACAGCCGCGCTTAATCCAGCAAGCGGTGGATATTATTCGGCGTGGTGGTGTCATTGCCTATCCTACAGATGCTTCCTATGCTTTGGGCGCACAAGTGGGTGATAAACAGGCCATGGACATTATTCGGCGTATCCGTCGTCTGGAAGACGATCATAATTTTACCCTGTTGTGTACCGATTTATCTCAGGTTTCGACGTTTACCAAAATGGGTAATGATGCCCATCGACTGATTAAAAAATTGACTCCAGGGCCCTTTACTTTTTTATTGGATGCCACCCGAGAAGTGCCTCGGCGTTTGCAGCATCCGAAAAAGAAAACCATCGGGGTACGCATACCGGATCACCGCATTGCACAAGCATTGGTGGAAGAATTAGGCGAACCCATGCTGAGTTCCACTCTAATTTTACCCGGCGAAGAAGAAGCAATGATGGATCCTTATGACATCCGCGAAAAACTGGAACACGAGCTGGATTTAATAATCGATGGTGGTATTGTCGAATACCAACCCACTACTGTTATTGCGTGTACCAATAATATTTTTGAAATTGTCAGACAAGGCATCGGTATTGCACCGATGTTGGAGTAA
- a CDS encoding HPP family protein has translation MTLRNKTKNSVTAQPPRPSITKIISVWLASCLAISAIAILSEISGHPWILGSFGASCVLLFGFPEAAFSQPRNLFVGHLLCSTIGLLFLNFVGPHWWCMALAVSTALVMMLITRSVHPPAGSNAVIIFLTHPDWQFIVFPTFAGAIVLWFLGYLYQKIMVKIQ, from the coding sequence ATGACGCTTAGAAATAAAACCAAAAATAGCGTAACAGCCCAACCACCAAGACCTTCAATTACCAAAATTATCAGCGTTTGGTTAGCTTCGTGTTTAGCAATAAGTGCAATTGCCATATTAAGTGAAATTTCGGGCCACCCCTGGATATTAGGCTCTTTTGGTGCATCTTGCGTATTATTATTTGGTTTTCCAGAGGCCGCCTTTTCTCAACCCCGCAACTTATTTGTTGGACACTTATTGTGTTCTACCATAGGTTTACTGTTTCTTAACTTTGTTGGTCCTCATTGGTGGTGCATGGCGCTTGCTGTGAGTACGGCTTTGGTTATGATGCTGATCACTCGAAGCGTTCATCCACCAGCAGGTTCAAATGCGGTGATTATTTTTTTAACACATCCAGACTGGCAATTTATAGTGTTTCCAACCTTCGCTGGAGCTATTGTTTTATGGTTTTTGGGGTATTTATATCAAAAAATAATGGTTAAAATTCAGTAA
- a CDS encoding NAD-dependent formate dehydrogenase: MAKIVCVLYDDPIDGYPTSYARDDLPQPACYPDGQTLPTPKAIDFKPGALLGSVSGELGLRKYLEANGHELVVTSSKDGDDSVLDRELHDAEIVISQPFWPAYMTAERIAKAKNLKMIVTAGIGSDHTDLQAAIDRGITVAEVTYCNSNSVAEHVVMMTLALVRNYIPSYNWVIKGGWNIADCVARSYDLEAMNVGTVAAGRIGLRVLRLLKPFDVKLHYLDRHRLPEAVEQELNLTYHSSLESLTKVCDVVTLNCPLHPETEHMINEQSLQNFKRGAYLINTARGKLCDRDAIVNALESGQLAGYAGDVWFPQPAPNDHPWRTMPNHGMTPHISGTSLSAQTRYAAGTREILECYFEGRPIRDEYLVVQGGQLAGVGAHSYSKGNATGGSEEAAKFKKD; encoded by the coding sequence ATGGCTAAAATTGTTTGTGTACTTTATGACGATCCTATTGATGGCTATCCAACGTCTTATGCACGTGATGATCTACCGCAACCTGCATGCTATCCTGACGGTCAAACATTGCCTACTCCGAAAGCAATCGATTTTAAACCGGGTGCATTGCTGGGTAGTGTTTCGGGCGAACTAGGTTTGCGTAAATATCTGGAGGCAAACGGTCATGAACTGGTTGTGACTTCCAGTAAAGACGGTGATGATAGCGTTCTGGACCGTGAACTGCATGATGCTGAAATCGTCATTTCGCAGCCATTTTGGCCCGCTTACATGACGGCCGAACGTATTGCTAAAGCCAAAAATCTGAAAATGATTGTTACTGCAGGGATTGGTTCCGACCATACCGATTTACAGGCTGCCATTGATCGTGGTATTACTGTTGCAGAAGTGACCTACTGCAACAGTAATAGCGTTGCCGAACATGTGGTTATGATGACTTTGGCTTTGGTACGCAATTACATCCCCTCTTACAACTGGGTGATCAAAGGTGGCTGGAATATTGCCGATTGCGTGGCCAGGTCATACGATCTGGAGGCGATGAATGTGGGGACTGTAGCTGCCGGTCGTATTGGCTTGCGAGTACTGCGCCTGCTTAAACCGTTTGATGTGAAATTACACTATTTGGATCGCCATCGTTTGCCAGAAGCTGTAGAACAAGAACTAAATCTTACCTATCACTCCAGTCTGGAAAGTTTAACTAAAGTGTGTGATGTGGTGACCTTGAACTGTCCATTGCATCCAGAAACTGAGCACATGATTAACGAACAATCGTTGCAGAACTTCAAACGTGGTGCCTATCTGATTAATACTGCGCGTGGCAAACTGTGTGACCGCGATGCGATTGTTAATGCTTTGGAAAGTGGGCAATTGGCAGGTTATGCCGGTGATGTGTGGTTCCCGCAACCTGCACCCAATGACCATCCTTGGCGTACTATGCCAAATCATGGTATGACACCGCATATTTCCGGTACCAGTTTGTCCGCGCAAACACGTTATGCAGCAGGTACTCGCGAAATTCTGGAATGCTATTTTGAAGGACGTCCTATTCGTGATGAATACCTGGTTGTGCAAGGTGGCCAGTTAGCAGGTGTGGGTGCACATTCCTATAGCAAAGGCAACGCAACTGGCGGCTCTGAAGAAGCGGCCAAATTTAAAAAAGATTGA
- a CDS encoding LysR family transcriptional regulator, producing the protein MYIRQIHYLLALAKTEHFGRAAEISHVSQPALSTAIQHFEEELGITLIKRGQRFQGFTEEGERVLQWARILAQNWEGMRQAAVQYSQQLTGVLRIGAIPTTLPVTPLLTAPCQTQYPGIAIKLVSLSAEEIMRQLDSFELDLGLTYLDDPRLKGFNVLPLYRERYVLLASNPALKVVKNHLSWGDVADFPLCLLTQNMQNRRLIDAAFREANATPKVMLETDSLFALYAHVRSAGLYSVVPHSMLCQFGLNQEVTVLPLIPELSREVGLIVRRQDLLSPIQDAAWNIAQNLDLQHRFDSLITGSY; encoded by the coding sequence ATGTACATTCGTCAAATACATTATCTATTGGCACTGGCAAAAACTGAACATTTCGGTCGAGCAGCTGAAATAAGTCATGTTTCTCAACCCGCACTATCAACAGCTATTCAACATTTTGAAGAAGAGCTGGGCATAACTCTTATTAAACGAGGGCAACGCTTTCAGGGCTTTACCGAAGAAGGTGAGAGGGTTTTACAATGGGCACGTATTTTGGCGCAAAACTGGGAAGGGATGCGCCAGGCCGCAGTGCAATATAGTCAGCAACTGACGGGTGTGTTACGTATAGGGGCCATACCCACCACTCTGCCTGTGACTCCACTATTAACGGCACCCTGTCAGACGCAATATCCAGGTATAGCCATCAAATTGGTTTCCCTATCTGCCGAAGAAATAATGCGTCAGCTTGATAGTTTTGAGTTGGATTTGGGCTTAACTTATCTGGATGATCCCAGGTTAAAAGGTTTCAATGTTTTACCCTTATACCGGGAGCGATACGTGCTTCTGGCCAGTAATCCAGCTCTGAAAGTGGTTAAAAATCATTTAAGCTGGGGCGATGTTGCCGACTTTCCTTTGTGTTTGTTGACCCAAAATATGCAAAACCGTCGGCTGATTGACGCCGCATTTCGCGAGGCTAACGCTACGCCTAAAGTTATGCTGGAGACAGACTCATTGTTTGCTTTATACGCCCATGTGCGTAGTGCTGGGCTCTACAGTGTGGTACCACATAGTATGCTGTGTCAGTTTGGGTTAAATCAAGAAGTAACTGTTCTACCCTTAATACCTGAGTTATCAAGAGAAGTAGGTTTGATTGTACGTCGTCAGGATTTGCTGTCACCGATACAGGATGCCGCTTGGAATATTGCGCAAAATCTGGATTTACAACATAGATTTGATTCATTAATAACTGGGAGTTATTAA